One genomic region from Tachysurus vachellii isolate PV-2020 chromosome 22, HZAU_Pvac_v1, whole genome shotgun sequence encodes:
- the dido1 gene encoding death-inducer obliterator 1 isoform X3: protein MEEIVSPELAQTSKPESSQDLDSSSQAAVAEEEKDSKIDTGESDAAQENQVEDSEKSAKNSNVLKKTWGFRRTTIAKRDMAGETAGITDSPGAPVRRSGRQAKRTDKLEEFLVTVKRGRGAVRRSAPAYLESGDPPSDSASEASLDRNTECKLTESKTPSPVRRTRGRGRGRASPKAITDMVDSASDEDSSENEEGNLKETQEHHEIETGVEEATKGEAIKEMQQEELQKDDDDETNKEEVPANTRPLRSPLKSGTKRETKPKASAGKEKDVDEEEEDESSSSSSESDNDGYDPNALYCICRQKHNKRFMICCDRCEEWFHGDCVGITEARGRLMERNSEDYVCPNCTGRKAQNSKPSTPPSGSETGKRPATPTAGRKADPNPGLLSQANVQTPSTAAFPAASATPAAEEKTGEEVGIKGRIEKATNPSGKKKIKIFQPVMTTAEESSLPKCIGPGCERDALPDSVYCGNDCILKHAAAAMKTITTDNRETKPKEKPKPKILKKPAVISTVKNSGPERRSSRRSPDSSSKTQEDSLESEGNEAEDEEDEEDRVAEEHPPPPAMSSWSSDHNYIAVAPEKTTAISPTVLNKASASQKDEEEKTEEPEPEKKEPAPVEKKPPATTVSSKVSKKSPGTKTTKPVPVSAPKGKTSTMSSSSTKDLKKHSTLQGKIVKSKKPGPPPPPIPVFSTSGPPGSRLHPTGALSVGKSTFTIPKKQPQSGAKEPVSSGSSTASRLPSVSVPSSSQTQPPASKAAPPAPLPPQAPPNNQMRSNIRRSLTDILYKRVSDSDDLSMSESEVGKLAVSIEKEMFNLYMNTDSKYKNKYRSLMFNLKDPKNKGLFYRVIGGEVSPFRLVRLSPEELLSKEISDWRKTGTSEILDASGRTQPAYSKAGSKQDTAPADVDMEEAPSMSDGDDHQDSHPSSTSQSSASTGKNSGVPDILSNMLKDTTAEHRAHLFDLNCKICTGQRSADDEPAAKKPKLSVPKKQDPPEKPKAEQRPSKVQADQSNTVYSVSDVSTPHQPISMEDQSSTVPVVQAPVVMPTGSSVTISRRDPRTASHRSSTPLAQTEPDVSFPVGAPVSVPIVTPMPSEAPAVDVKGPLPMPPPASLPKPVMPKQVTSTESWHYGASASSMAEPPPEGETALFLSGQEIMWKGFVNMHTVAKFVTKAYLVSGSFEHLKEDLPDTIHIGGRISPHTVWDYVGKLKTSLSKELCLIRFHPATEEEEVAYVSLFSYFSSRKRFGVVANSNKRIKDLYLIPLSSKDPLPAKLLPFDGPGLEPARPNLLLGLLICQKDKKRPGAPLESEEKRSKTQRDDETGLPKPIVVSKPDKAIRITQEPISTTPPGTPPPLSSSESSVGQLASVFSILSSVKAPGVTTSAGSNSPSITATPAVPATSATPLQTILKTLFGKKKDSDASQSPSDRSSTDVAVPLLDPIVEQFGITKGKKVDEQEDDRPYDPEEEYDPSISYGKEKLNDSLVPKSITQPEVKSGMVDDVAYDPEDDSIFEEVKGDPGSKKQPEEPEQQIPDAASILANSQLLQLGKKVEQLVAKSTATIPVINQKRDPRQSRDPRQVAASQRLNSDDSVEKEEAAVMSTITTSTLSNAKAAPTTIIDNPPLDIAGILDTLTSQQPKDLDTPLQDSLKEEPSAQFAAIDVLPSQGHANVDSDLSHTTDVVFESSKPEEESNSEEVPFLDADSTEIPLLGEKIDPELVESYLDTEPKESPKENDAQFESENKSFEEIWPNSATILKKEPISSVGDSTESSTTTYYNITTISTPITSMGRPQDVTQVSSSYMDSHSSHMSHIPGPNSQSDYRGPSDIPPPMSFPLPVGPPPVLGPPPMTVPPPMHIPPPISGPPPISGPPPMQMPPPMQGPPPPHGENDLSQYPPPGPYAPYQNQWGSSPQFDASRGPPPPMVTPRGPPPSVPPMGQRGPPPQIFNNNVPPHHIGPRVPPPGPLPPGPPLPHFDGQRFNGPPPPFNFPGPRGPPPPFAGPPLGHFESRAPPPSHFPGPRGPPLLNSMGEPGPLPNISRGPADSDSGSSYQPVIEQPQGQTVSHNYRDNQGPSHGPLFRGPPPNHFDGRRGPPGSAGDISGHRFPPPNQFRGSPQDRVSFEEPRGGLSQDLERHRGPAPQHFGGPRAPPPGHYSDNDSGSQTSRYQLNDNLNDIRPVRGPLLPTPSEGPIPVPGRMGGHSPESHRDDHWRRHSPEMRRRSSSNRDGTEPQDRSSRFDSGPRDRDGPSEERQRDVSEDRRRDRDRDGLHGGRSWGWSRDREWERGRERDRDRDRERDHSRDRERDRERDHSRDRERDRERDHSRDRDRDRDRDRSRERDRERERSRERDRSRGRDTDRHRDGDGDKRRDRERDRDRERGRERESDRKDHDRDRGKNRERDRDRDRESRDKRRERSRSRERDRGRDRERRERDRERDRDREREKDKDREKDRDKDRDKDREKDKDRKQRSRSKDKKDEKKERLETSRDTEKSTDNEVMS from the exons ATGGAGGAGATTGTGAGCCCTGAACTAGCTCAAACCTCTAAGCCTGAGTCCAGCCAGGATTTGGATTCCAGCTCACAAG CTGCCGTGGCagaagaggaaaaggacagcaAAATTGACACAGGCGAAAGTGATGCCGCGCAAGAAAACCAAGTAGAGGACTCCGAGAAATCTGCAAAGAACTCCAACGTGCTCAAGAAGACTTGGGGCTTCCGTAGGACCACCATTGCAAAACGAGACATGGCCGGAGAGACAGCAGGCATAACAGATAGTCCTGGAGCACCGGTGCGACGAAGCGGAAGGCAGGCCAAGCGAACTGATAAGCTAGAGGAGTTCCTTGTGACGGTTAAGCGAGGGAGAGGAGCAGTGAGGCGTAGCGCACCTGCTTACTTGGAAAGTGGAGATCCACCATCTGACTCTGCATCAGAGGCCAGCttggacagaaacacagagtgtAAATTGACTGAAAGCAAAACACCATCACCAGTGAGGAGGACCAGAGGGAGGGGCAGGGGAAGGGCAAGCCCCAAGGCCATAACAGACATGGTGGACTCAGCCAGTGATGAGGATAGTTCAGAGAATGAAGAGGGAAACTTGAAAGAGACACAGGAACACCATGAGATAGAGACTGGTGTAGAGGAGGCCACGAAAGGAGAGGCGATAAAAGAAATGCAGCAAGAAGAACTGcagaaagatgatgatgatgagacaaATAAGGAGGAGGTGCCTGCCAACACAAGGCCTTTAAGAAGCCCTTTGAAATCAGGCACTAAAAGAGAAACTAAGCCTAAAGCTTCTGCAGGCAAAGAGAAGGATgtggatgaagaggaggaggatgagtcGTCGTCATCATCCAGCGAGTCTGATAATGACGGTTATGATCCAAATGCACTTTATTGCATctgcagacaaaaacacaacaaaag GTTCATGATATGCTGTGACCGGTGTGAGGAGTGGTTCCACGGAGACTGTGTGGGCATTACCGAGGCACGCGGCCGTCTGATGGAGCGCAACAGTGAGGACTATGTGTGTCCCAACTGTACAGGCAGGAAGGCCCAGAACTCCAAGCCCTCCACTCCTCCGTCCGGCTCTGAAACCGGCAAACGACCTGCTACTCCCACAGCTGGTCGCAAGGCAGATCCCAATCCAGGTCTTCTTAGTCAAGCCAATGTACAAACACCTTCAACTGCTGCTTTTCCTGCTGCTTCAGCTACTCCTGCTGCAGAAGAGAAGACCGGGGAAGAAGTCGGCATCAAGGGCAGGATTGAGAAAGCTACTAACCCAAGcggcaaaaagaaaataaagattttccAGCCG GTGATGACTACTGCAGAGGAATCCTCTCTCCCCAAGTGCATTGGTCCTGGCTGTGAAAGGGATGCGCTACCTGACTCTGTTTACTGTGGTAATGACTGCATTCTCAAGCATGCTGCTGCTGCCATGAAGACCATCACTACTGACAACAGGGAGACTAAACCCAAGGAGAAGCCCAAGCCAAAAATCCTGAAAAAGCCTGCAGTCATATCTACAGTCAAG AATTCCGGTCCTGAGCGAAGAAGCAGCAGGAGGTCTCCAGACTCGTCCAGCAAAACTCAAGAGGATTCCTTGGAGTCGGAAGGCAACGAAGCTGAAGATGAGGAGGACGAAGAAGACCGAGTCGCAGAAGAGCATCCGCCACCGCCAGCCATGTCATCCTGGTCCAGCGATCATAATTACATTGCAGTAGCGCCAGAAAAGACTACAGCAATATCACCAACTGTGTTAAACAAAGCGT CAGCTTCTCAGAaggatgaagaggaaaaaacagaagaacCTGAACCCGAAAAGAAAGAGCCGGCTCCTGTAGAGAAGAAACCCCCAGCAACAACTGTCTCCTCCAAAGTGAGCAAAAAGTCTCCAGGCACGAAGACGACCAAGCCTGTTCCGGTCTCTGCTCCCAAAGGCAAAACGAGCACTATGTCCTCAAGCAGTACCAAAGACTTGAAAAAACATTCAACATTACAAGGCAAAATTGTCAAATCAAAAAAACCAGGGCCACCCCCACCTCCCATTCCAGTCTTTTCCACTTCTGGTCCTCCTGGATCAAGGCTCCATCCCACAGGAGCTTTGAGTGTTGGCAAGAGCACCTTCACCATCCCCAAAAAGCAGCCCCAGTCTGGGGCAAAGGAACCTGTGAGTTCTGGTTCCTCTACAGCCTCCAGGTTGCCTTCTGTGTCCGTACCCTCTAGCTCCCAGACCCAGCCACCGGCATCCAAGGCAGCACCACCAGCACCTCTCCCTCCACAAGCACCACCTAACAACCAGATGAGATCCAACATCCGTCGTTCACTAACTGACATTCTATACAAAAG GGTAAGTGACAGCGATGATCTCTCCATGTCTGAGAGTGAGGTTGGCAAGCTGGCTGTCAGCATTGAGAAAGAAATGTTCAATCTGTACATGAACACAGACAGCAAGTACAAGAACAAGTACAGATCCCTAATGTTTAACCTGAAGGACCCAAAAAATAAG GGTTTGTTCTATCGCGTGATTGGTGGAGAGGTCAGCCCATTTCGCTTAGTGAGGCTCAGCCCTGAAGAATTGCTCTCCAAAGAGATTTCTGATTGGAGGAAAACTGGTACCTCTGAG aTTCTGGATGCTAGTGGAAGGACGCAACCAGCGTACTCCAAAGCTGGATCCAAACAGGACACAGCTCCTGCTGATGTTGACATGGAAGAAGCTCCTTCCATGTCTGATGGAGAT GATCATCAGGACTCTCACCCCTCTTCAACATCTCAGAGTTCTGCTTCAACAGGAAAAAACAGTGGTGTCCCAGACATATTAAGTAATATGTTGAAAGACACCACGGCAGAACACAGAGCTCACCTGTTTGACCTTAACTGCAAGATTTGCACAG GTCAGAGGTCAGCTGATGATGAGCCAGCAGCTAAAAAGCCCAAACTGTCAGTTCCTAAAAAACAAGACCCACCTGAAAAACCCAAAGCAGAGCAACGACCCTCCAAGGTGCAAGCAGACCAATCGAACACCGTTTACTCTGTCAGTGATGTGTCTACTCCTCATCAACCAATTAGCATGGAAGACCAGAGCAGTACTGTGCCTGTTGTGCAAGCTCCTGTGGTCATGCCCACAGGTTCTTCTGTCACGATAAGCCGCCGCGACCCTCGTACTGCCAGCCACCGCTCTTCTACACCTCTCGCTCAGACTGAGCCTGATGTTAGTTTTCCTGTTGGGGCACCAGTCAGTGTGCCTATTGTCACCCCTATGCCTTCTGAAGCTCCTGCGGTGGACGTGAAGGGGCCGTTGCCGATGCCACCTCCGGCATCTCTGCCAAAACCTGTGATGCCGAAACAAGTCACTTCAACAGAATCATGGCACTACGGGGCCAGTGCATCCAG CATGGCTGAGCCGCCTCCTGAAGGCGAGACCGCTCTATTTCTCTCTGGACAAGAGATTATGTGGAAAGGATTTGTCAACATGCACACTGTTGCCAAGTTTGTCACAAAGGCCTACCTGGTCTCAGGATCCTTTGAGCATCTCAAagag GACTTACCCGATACCATTCACATTGGTGGTAGAATATCTCCACACACAGTTTGGGACTATGTTGGCAAACTGAAGACTTCACTGTCAAAA GAACTTTGTCTTATTCGTTTCCATCCAGCAACCGAAGAGGAGGAAGTTGCGTATGTGTCtctgttttcttatttcagcAGTCGAAAGAGGTTTGGCGTAGTAGCCAACAGCAACAAACGAATCAAAGACCTTTACCTCATTCCACTGAGCTCCAAGGACCCTCTGCCTGCTAAACTTTTACCTTTTGATGGACCAG GTCTCGAGCCTGCTCGTCCAAATCTTTTGCTTGGGCTGTTAATTTGTCAGAAAGACAAGAAACGTCCTGGAGCCCCTCTGGAAAGTGAGGAAAAACGTTCCAAAACACAGCGAGATGATGAGACCGGCCTTCCAAAACCGATCGTCGTTAGTAAACCCGACAAAGCCATCCGCATCACTCAGGAGCCCATAAGCACAACTCCTCCTGGAACTCCGCCCCCTCTCAGCAGTTCAGAGTCATCGGTTGGACAGCTTGCATCAGTGTTTTCAATCTTGTCCTCTGTCAAGGCACCTGGTGTCACTACGAGTGCAGGCAGTAATTCCCCTTCAATTACGGCTACCCCAGCAGTTCCTGCCACATCTGCCACACCCCTTCAAACCATCCTGAAGACTTTGTTTGGGAAGAAAAAGGATTCTGATGCTTCTCAGTCCCCTTCAGATCGTAGTTCAACAGATGTTGCTGTTCCTCTGCTGGATCCGATAGTTGAGCAGTTTGGCATTACAAAAGGTAAAAAAGTGGATGAGCAAGAGGACGATAGACCATATGACCCAGAAGAAGAATATGATCCCAGTATTTCATATGGTAAAGAAAAGCTGAATGATTCTTTGGTCCCTAAAAGCATCACACAACCAGAAGTCAAATCTGGTATGGTAGATGATGTTGCATATGACCCTGAAGATGACTCCATTTTTGAGGAGGTCAAGGGTGACCCAGGTTCCAAGAAGCAACCAGAGGAACCGGAACAGCAAATACCCGATGCTGCATCTATCTTAGCCAACAGTCAGTTGCTTCAACTTGGTAAAAAGGTTGAGCAGTTGGTTGCAAAAAGCACAGCTACTATTCCAGTTATTAATCAGAAAAGGGATCCCAGGCAGAGTAGGGACCCTAGACAGGTGGCTGCCAGTCAGAGGCTAAACTCAGATGATTCTGTAGAGAAGGAAGAGGCTGCGGTTATGTctactattactactagtaCTTTGAGTAATGCTAAAGCTGCTCCTACTACGATAATAGACAACCCTCCCCTTGACATTGCTGGAATACTAGACACATTAACATCACAGCAGCCTAAAGACTTAGACACTCCATTACAAGATTCCTTAAAAGAAGAACCTTCAGCACAATTTGCAGCCATTGATGTGCTGCCATCACAAGGTCATGCAAATGTTGACTCGGACCTATCACATACAACCGATGTTGTGTTTGAGTCATCCAAGCCTGAAGAGGAATCAAACAGTGAAGAGGTACCTTTCCTAGATGCAGATAGCACAGAAATACCActtttaggggaaaaaatagaCCCTGAACTAGTAGAAAGTTACTTAGACACAGAACCTAAAGAAAGTCCAAAAGAAAATGATGCGCAGTTtgaatcagaaaacaaaagctTTGAAGAAATTTGGCCTAATTCTGcaaccattttaaaaaaagagcctATCTCTTCTGTTGGCGATTCAACGGAGTCTTCTACAACGACATATTACAACATTACAACAATCAGTACACCGATAACTTCCATGGGGAGGCCACAGGATGTGACACAAGTGAGTTCATCTTATATGGATTCACATAGTTCTCATATGTCCCACATCCCTGGACCAAACTCACAAAGTGATTACCGTGGCCCTTCAGACATTCCACCTCCAATGTCCTTCCCACTGCCAGTTGGACCTCCACCTGTTCTTGGTCCACCACCAATGACCGTTCCACCCCCCATGCATATCCCACCGCCAATATCAGGGCCACCTCCCATTTCAGGACCACCTCCAATGCAGATGCCACCACCAATGCAAGGCCCACCTCCCCCACACGGGGAAAACGACCTGTCTCAATATCCACCACCTGGTCCTTATGCACCTTATCAGAATCAGTGGGGAAGCAGTCCACAGTTTGATGCTTCAAGAGGCCCACCACCTCCAATGGTTACACCCAGAGGGCCCCCACCATCAGTCCCACCAATGGGCCAAAGAGGACCTCCACctcaaatatttaataacaatGTGCCTCCACATCATATAGGTCCCCGAGTACCACCCCCTGGTCCTCTGCCACCTGGCCCACCACTCCCTCATTTTGACGGACAAAGATTCAATGGGCCACCTCCACCTTTCAACTTCCCTGGACCTCGAGGCCCACCTCCACCATTTGCAGGCCCTCCTCTTGGTCATTTTGAGAGCAGAGCACCGCCACCATCTCACTTTCCTGGGCCAAGGGGTCCACCTCTTCTTAACAGCATGGGGGAACCTGGACCACTGCCTAACATCTCAAGAGGGCCTGCTGACAGCGATAGTGGAAGTTCTTATCAGCCAGTGATTGAGCAACCCCAGGGACAGACAGTCTCACACAATTACAGAGACAATCAGGGACCCTCACATGGACCTCTGTTTAGGGGACCCCCACCAAACCACTTTGATGGACGAAGAGGCCCACCTGGTTCTGCAGGAGATATATCAGGGCACAGATTTCCCCCACCAAATCAATTTCGTGGTTCACCTCAGGATAGAGTATCCTTTGAAGAACCAAGAGGAGGGTTATCCCAAGACTTGGAAAGACACAGGGGCCCTGCCCCTCAGCATTTTGGAGGGCCGAGAGCTCCACCACCAGGACACTACTCTGATAATGATTCTGGAAGTCAGACGTCACGCTACCAGCTAAATGATAATCTGAATGACATAAGACCTGTAAGGGGGCCTCTGTTGCCTACTCCTTCTGAAGGTCCCATCCCAGTACCAGGCCGCATGGGTGGTCATAGCCCAGAGTCCCATCGTGATGACCACTGGAGAAGACACTCCCCTGAAATGAGAAGACGGAGCAGCTCCAACAGAGATGGTACCGAACCACAGGACAGGTCAAGTCGGTTTGACAGTGGCCCCCGTGACCGAGATGGTCCATCTGAAGAAAGGCAGCGAGATGTGTCTGAAGACAGGAGAAGGGACCGAGATCGGGATGGGCTGCATGGAGGCCGATCATGGGGCTGGAGCAGAGACCGTGAATGGGAGCGTGGTAGGGAGAGAGACCGTGatagagatagggagagagaccACAGTAGAGATAGGGAAAGAGATAGGGAAAGAGACCACAGTAGAGATAGGGAAAGAGATAGGGAAAGAGACCACAGTAGAGATAGGGATAGAGACAGGGATCGGGACCGCAGTAGGGAAagggacagggagagagagcgtAGCAGGGAGAGAGACCGCAGTAGAGGTAGAGACACTGATCGGCACAGAGATGGCGACGGGGACAAGAGAAGGGATCGTGAACGGGATCGGGATAGAGAGCGCGGCAGGGAGAGGGAATCCGACAGGAAGGACCATGACCGAGACAGAGGAAAGAACAGAGAACGGGATAGAGACCGTGACCGAGAAAGTAGAGACAAACGCCGAGAACGCTCAAGAAGCCGTGAACGGGACCGTggcagagatagagagagaagagagcggGACAGAGAgcgggacagagacagagagagggagaaggacaAGGACAGGGAAAAAGACAGGGATAAAGACCGGGATAAAGACAGGGAGAAGGACAAGGACAGGAAACAAAGGAGCCGAAGCAAAGACAAAAAggatgagaaaaaagaaagactcgAGACCTCAAGAGACACTGAGAAGTCTACTGATAATGAAGTCATGTCCtaa